The following are from one region of the Desulfolucanica intricata genome:
- a CDS encoding DUF4367 domain-containing protein, producing the protein MGNGNSHEYTSVDELIKKALYKQAEKDSDIDLEEAWSKFNKRYRTNKQKPVLKLLATACLICTVLGSIIFFLPTEGGAFTSKIFKNIKLFLSGKVQSTEISYGSPGQKEKTENYLKPEVLRTLEDVPYNVLLPVDMMGNYEIEEINTNKLGNSTELNIILTGKNSESIIITEINTTKGFRQGSSYDIEDAQMKNVKVKGQDAALINYKNKLLSLSWVDNDIFISIEGNISQDDILMLSNSMKRIDYLTK; encoded by the coding sequence ATGGGTAACGGTAATTCCCATGAATATACCTCTGTTGATGAGCTCATAAAAAAAGCTCTTTATAAACAAGCAGAAAAGGATAGCGATATTGATTTAGAAGAGGCATGGAGTAAATTTAATAAAAGATACCGTACTAACAAACAAAAACCGGTACTTAAATTACTAGCTACTGCTTGTCTAATTTGTACTGTATTAGGATCAATAATATTCTTTCTTCCTACAGAAGGAGGAGCTTTTACTAGCAAAATATTTAAAAATATTAAACTATTTCTAAGTGGGAAAGTTCAGTCTACAGAAATTTCTTATGGTTCACCTGGTCAAAAAGAAAAAACGGAGAACTACCTTAAACCTGAAGTTCTCCGCACTTTAGAAGATGTTCCTTATAATGTATTGTTACCTGTTGACATGATGGGTAATTACGAGATAGAAGAAATCAATACAAACAAGCTGGGAAACTCTACTGAACTTAATATTATCCTAACAGGAAAAAACTCAGAGTCCATTATTATAACTGAAATCAACACAACTAAAGGTTTTCGCCAAGGTTCCTCCTACGATATTGAGGATGCACAAATGAAAAATGTTAAAGTCAAAGGACAAGATGCAGCATTAATAAATTATAAAAATAAACTTCTGAGTTTGTCTTGGGTAGATAATGATATATTTATTTCTATAGAGGGAAATATCTCTCAAGATGATATTTTAATGCTCTCTAATTCTATGAAAAGAATTGATTACTTAACCAAATAA
- a CDS encoding RNA polymerase sigma factor codes for MAMLKNLFGKKRKALDKKQSKLLFLLYFKTAYRTSYFYCGNKYIAEEAAQEAILKAIQNIEQLIDPDKIESWIKRIAVNNTIDIMRKHEKLVSLDNLLPISDPAENSPEYIIDSQETVDAISRAIDSLNPAMKQVIHLRYYEEMKMKDISLLLNKPEGTIKSMIHRGKMIIKKKLVEEGHLESTDSKGGIK; via the coding sequence ATGGCTATGCTTAAAAATCTATTTGGTAAAAAAAGAAAAGCATTAGATAAAAAACAAAGTAAACTTTTATTTCTGCTTTATTTCAAAACAGCGTACAGAACTTCATATTTTTACTGTGGAAATAAATATATAGCTGAAGAAGCGGCTCAAGAGGCTATTTTAAAAGCTATACAGAATATAGAGCAATTAATAGATCCAGACAAAATTGAGTCATGGATTAAAAGAATTGCTGTAAATAATACTATCGACATTATGAGGAAACATGAAAAATTAGTGAGTTTGGATAATTTATTGCCAATTTCGGATCCAGCAGAGAACTCACCGGAATATATAATTGACTCCCAAGAAACGGTAGATGCTATCAGTAGGGCCATTGACTCCCTTAATCCTGCAATGAAACAGGTGATTCATCTACGATATTATGAAGAAATGAAAATGAAAGATATTTCCTTACTGCTAAATAAGCCGGAAGGTACAATTAAATCAATGATTCATAGAGGTAAAATGATAATCAAGAAAAAGCTAGTAGAAGAAGGACACTTAGAATCAACTGATTCAAAAGGGGGTATCAAATAA
- a CDS encoding DUF3139 domain-containing protein — MRKRIFLTAFWVLLGVFLSCNYLFAKNDNHMKLLEKTVYNYLINQKGYSNKDIKELEAHHNPKFVGNPAAEYDVEVVFTDEPNEYYYYFVKDGKVYQGSLSNGNGKHVEK; from the coding sequence ATGAGGAAAAGAATATTTCTTACAGCTTTTTGGGTATTATTAGGAGTATTCCTAAGTTGCAATTATCTTTTTGCTAAAAATGATAACCACATGAAACTACTTGAAAAAACAGTATATAATTATTTAATTAATCAGAAAGGTTACTCTAACAAAGACATAAAGGAACTAGAAGCTCATCATAATCCTAAATTTGTAGGTAACCCTGCGGCAGAATACGATGTTGAAGTTGTCTTTACTGATGAGCCTAATGAATATTATTATTATTTTGTGAAAGATGGTAAGGTATATCAAGGCAGTTTATCAAATGGTAATGGAAAGCATGTAGAGAAATGA